A genomic stretch from Enterobacter dykesii includes:
- a CDS encoding epoxyqueuosine reductase QueH produces MTTAPFIRPQLSLPDGADKLLLHSCCAPCSGEVMEAIQASGIDYTIFFYNPNIHPQKEYLIRKEENIRFAEKHGVPFVDADYDTDNWFERAKGMEWEPERGVRCTMCFDMRFERTALYAAENGFSVISSSLGISRWKNMQQINDCGQRAVARYPGMVYWDYNWRKQGGSSRMIEISKREQFYQQEYCGCVYSLRDSNLHRKSQGRPLIRIGKLYYGQDDSEK; encoded by the coding sequence ATGACGACAGCCCCTTTTATCCGCCCACAACTTTCCCTGCCAGACGGTGCCGACAAGCTGCTGCTGCACTCCTGCTGCGCCCCCTGTTCGGGTGAAGTGATGGAGGCTATCCAGGCTTCGGGGATTGACTACACGATTTTCTTCTACAACCCCAATATCCATCCACAAAAGGAATACCTCATCCGCAAGGAGGAGAATATTCGCTTTGCGGAAAAACACGGCGTGCCGTTTGTTGATGCCGATTACGACACCGATAACTGGTTTGAGCGCGCGAAAGGCATGGAATGGGAACCCGAGCGTGGCGTCCGCTGCACCATGTGCTTCGATATGCGTTTCGAGCGTACGGCACTCTATGCGGCTGAAAATGGATTCAGCGTCATAAGCAGCTCGCTGGGGATTTCCCGCTGGAAAAACATGCAGCAGATAAATGACTGCGGCCAGCGTGCTGTCGCGCGCTACCCGGGTATGGTTTACTGGGACTATAACTGGCGTAAACAGGGCGGCTCCTCTCGCATGATTGAGATCAGCAAGCGGGAGCAGTTTTACCAGCAGGAATACTGCGGGTGCGTTTATTCGCTCAGGGACAGTAACCTGCATCGTAAGTCTCAGGGCCGCCCGCTGATCCGCATCGGGAAACTGTATTATGGTCAGGATGACAGTGAGAAATAA
- a CDS encoding GNAT family N-acetyltransferase, whose protein sequence is MSITIRQARPEDAAAIYAMIYELAVYEKAPEEVVTTPEEIRETLFGAGTKTEALIAEYEGKIAGYAVFFTSYSTWLGRNGIYMEDLYVSPEYRGKGAGRALLKHIAQLAVRRQCGRLEWSVLDWNQPAIDFYLSIGALPQSEWVRYRLDGEALLKFAE, encoded by the coding sequence ATGAGCATCACCATTCGTCAGGCCCGCCCCGAAGATGCGGCAGCAATATACGCCATGATCTACGAGCTGGCGGTGTATGAAAAAGCGCCGGAAGAAGTGGTTACCACGCCGGAGGAGATCCGGGAAACGCTCTTTGGCGCAGGCACAAAGACAGAAGCGTTGATCGCGGAATATGAAGGCAAGATCGCCGGCTATGCCGTTTTCTTCACCAGCTATTCAACCTGGCTGGGACGCAACGGGATTTATATGGAAGACCTGTATGTTTCTCCGGAGTATCGCGGTAAAGGCGCGGGAAGAGCGCTGCTGAAACATATCGCGCAGCTGGCGGTGAGACGACAGTGCGGCCGTCTTGAATGGAGCGTGCTCGACTGGAACCAGCCCGCCATTGATTTTTACCTGAGCATAGGCGCACTGCCGCAGTCCGAATGGGTACGCTATCGTCTTGATGGCGAAGCGCTGCTGAAATTTGCCGAATAG
- a CDS encoding LysR family transcriptional regulator, which yields MMNIMHPVLRRLDLNLLPVFDAIYRHRSVRLAADELAMSTSALSHALSRLRITLNDPLFFREGHRMSPSVYASQLAPSIASALSFLNHELTPQPEFDPASSTESLQIGITDFTALCIFPALMHKLQLAAPGLRFELRYLPHSPALTELLAGEVDLALGFSTQDDIRHPELEEIDWFEDEYVVISNARRTRLALEEYLAARHLVVTPWNEKQGVLDVRLEQLGYTRQIAIKTPSMLSAPFIVAESDLLMAIPRFAAEKLAAAADLRIFPLPFSIRTFEVKIYSHKRSGQRGATRWLKEELQRLAQAGREP from the coding sequence ATGATGAATATTATGCATCCGGTACTGAGACGCCTTGATTTAAACCTGCTGCCCGTTTTCGACGCGATTTACCGCCACCGTTCCGTTCGGCTGGCCGCTGACGAGCTGGCGATGAGCACATCGGCACTGAGCCATGCGCTGTCGCGTTTGCGCATCACCCTTAATGACCCGCTCTTTTTTCGCGAAGGGCATCGCATGTCCCCCAGCGTGTATGCCTCTCAGCTTGCGCCTTCCATTGCTTCCGCATTGTCGTTCCTGAATCATGAGCTGACCCCGCAGCCGGAGTTTGACCCGGCCAGCAGTACCGAAAGCTTACAAATTGGGATTACGGACTTTACCGCGCTGTGCATTTTCCCGGCGCTGATGCACAAACTGCAGCTTGCGGCCCCGGGTTTGCGTTTCGAATTGCGCTATCTGCCGCACAGCCCGGCGCTGACGGAACTGCTGGCGGGCGAAGTGGATCTCGCGCTGGGGTTCAGCACTCAGGATGATATCCGGCACCCGGAGCTGGAAGAGATCGACTGGTTTGAAGATGAGTATGTGGTCATCAGCAACGCGCGCCGGACGCGTCTCGCGCTGGAGGAGTATCTCGCAGCCCGACACCTGGTGGTGACGCCATGGAATGAGAAGCAGGGTGTTCTGGACGTGCGGCTGGAACAGCTGGGCTATACCCGACAAATAGCGATCAAAACGCCATCGATGCTCAGCGCGCCGTTTATCGTAGCGGAAAGCGACCTGCTGATGGCGATCCCCCGTTTTGCCGCTGAGAAGCTGGCTGCGGCAGCGGACCTGAGGATTTTTCCTTTACCGTTTTCGATACGCACGTTTGAAGTGAAAATTTACTCCCATAAACGCAGCGGCCAGCGGGGCGCAACCCGCTGGCTTAAGGAGGAGCTGCAAAGGCTGGCGCAGGCTGGCAGGGAACCGTAG
- a CDS encoding AraC family transcriptional regulator — protein sequence MNDAIKTAYRERFTMVCDYIARHLDEPLTLEKLSELACCSPYHFHRQFLAFSGQPLYRYIQWLRLRHASWRLAFNPQDKVIDIALDAGFQSPESFSRAFRNAFGKSPRQFRQQPDWLNWHQRVPKMTFQEQKTMEIKIVDFPQTQVAMLQHRGNPDRVNDSAAKFIAWRKSTGLSPVHESSTFGIAWDDPATTPADAFRFDICGSISEAIPENEFGVCSGEIDGGRYAVARHTGSLDTISATVWAMFRDWLPASGETLRDAPVFFHYLNLIHEVPEHALQTDIYLPLK from the coding sequence ATGAACGATGCAATCAAAACGGCCTACCGCGAGCGCTTCACGATGGTGTGCGACTATATCGCCCGCCATCTCGATGAACCGCTCACGCTGGAGAAGCTCAGCGAGTTAGCCTGCTGTTCGCCCTATCATTTTCACCGGCAGTTTCTGGCGTTTAGCGGTCAGCCTTTATATCGCTATATCCAGTGGCTGCGTCTGCGTCATGCTTCCTGGCGACTGGCGTTTAATCCTCAAGATAAGGTGATTGATATTGCGCTCGATGCCGGTTTCCAGAGCCCCGAATCGTTCAGTCGCGCCTTCAGAAACGCGTTTGGAAAAAGCCCGCGTCAGTTTCGGCAGCAGCCGGACTGGCTGAACTGGCACCAGCGCGTACCGAAAATGACCTTTCAGGAGCAAAAAACGATGGAAATTAAGATTGTCGATTTCCCACAGACCCAAGTGGCAATGCTGCAGCACCGTGGCAACCCGGATCGGGTAAATGACAGCGCGGCGAAATTTATTGCCTGGCGTAAAAGCACGGGCCTATCGCCAGTACACGAAAGCAGCACGTTTGGCATTGCCTGGGATGACCCGGCAACCACACCCGCAGACGCCTTTCGTTTCGATATCTGCGGCAGTATCTCTGAAGCGATACCAGAAAATGAATTCGGGGTTTGCAGTGGCGAAATCGACGGCGGACGATACGCCGTAGCCCGCCACACGGGTTCTCTGGATACCATTTCCGCTACGGTGTGGGCGATGTTTCGCGACTGGCTACCGGCCAGCGGCGAAACGCTTCGCGATGCCCCGGTATTTTTCCACTACCTCAACCTTATTCACGAGGTGCCAGAACATGCGCTGCAAACCGATATCTACCTGCCGTTAAAGTGA
- a CDS encoding metal/formaldehyde-sensitive transcriptional repressor, producing the protein MPHSPEDKKRILTRVRRIRGQVDALERALESGDPCLAILQQIAAVRGAANGLMGEMVEIHLKDELVTGETTPDQRAVRMAEVGHLLRSYLK; encoded by the coding sequence ATGCCGCATTCACCCGAAGATAAAAAACGTATTCTTACTCGCGTCCGCCGCATTCGGGGCCAGGTTGATGCCCTTGAACGCGCGCTGGAGTCGGGCGATCCCTGTCTGGCCATCCTGCAGCAAATCGCCGCCGTGCGCGGGGCTGCCAATGGCCTGATGGGCGAAATGGTTGAAATTCACCTCAAAGATGAGCTGGTGACGGGGGAAACCACGCCGGATCAGCGAGCCGTACGCATGGCAGAAGTCGGCCATTTGCTGCGCTCTTATCTAAAATAA
- a CDS encoding S-(hydroxymethyl)glutathione dehydrogenase/class III alcohol dehydrogenase: MKSRAAVAFGPGQPLKIVEIDVAPPKKGEVLIKITHTGVCHTDAFTLSGDDPEGVFPAVLGHEGGGIVVEVGEGVTSLKPGDHVIPLYTAECGECKFCKSGKTNLCQAVRATQGKGLMPDGTTRFSYNGEPVYHYMGTSTFSEYTVCAEISLAKVNPQAPLDKVCLLGCGVTTGIGAVHNTAKVKEGDTVAVFGLGGIGLAVIQGAVQAKAGRIIAVDTNPEKFKLAGEMGATDFVNPKDHEKPIQDVIVEMTDGGVDFSFECIGNVNVMRSALECCHKGWGESIIIGVAGAGQEIKTRPFQLVTGRVWRGSAFGGVKGRTQLPGMVEDAMVGKIQLDPFITHRLPLEQINDAFDLMHEGKSIRTVIHFGDK, from the coding sequence ATGAAATCTCGCGCTGCAGTTGCATTTGGTCCCGGCCAGCCGCTCAAAATCGTTGAAATCGACGTGGCACCGCCGAAGAAAGGCGAAGTGCTGATCAAAATCACCCATACCGGCGTGTGCCATACCGATGCGTTTACGCTGTCAGGCGACGATCCTGAAGGTGTTTTCCCGGCGGTACTCGGCCATGAAGGCGGCGGGATTGTGGTGGAAGTGGGCGAGGGCGTGACCAGCCTGAAGCCTGGCGATCACGTTATCCCGCTGTACACCGCTGAGTGCGGCGAGTGTAAGTTCTGTAAATCCGGTAAAACCAACCTCTGCCAGGCGGTTCGCGCTACCCAGGGGAAAGGACTGATGCCGGACGGTACCACCCGTTTCTCTTATAACGGCGAGCCTGTTTATCACTACATGGGCACCAGCACCTTCAGCGAATACACCGTATGCGCGGAAATTTCCCTGGCGAAGGTGAACCCGCAGGCACCGCTGGATAAAGTCTGCCTGCTGGGCTGCGGCGTGACCACCGGCATTGGCGCGGTGCATAACACGGCAAAAGTGAAAGAGGGCGACACCGTGGCGGTGTTCGGTCTCGGCGGTATTGGTCTGGCGGTGATTCAGGGCGCGGTGCAGGCGAAGGCCGGGCGTATCATCGCGGTCGACACCAATCCGGAGAAATTCAAGCTGGCGGGTGAAATGGGCGCGACCGATTTCGTGAACCCGAAAGATCACGAAAAACCGATTCAGGATGTCATCGTTGAGATGACCGACGGCGGCGTTGACTTCAGCTTTGAATGTATCGGCAACGTGAACGTGATGCGTTCCGCGCTCGAATGCTGCCACAAAGGCTGGGGCGAGAGCATTATCATTGGCGTGGCCGGTGCGGGCCAGGAGATTAAAACCCGTCCATTCCAGCTGGTCACCGGTCGCGTGTGGCGCGGCTCCGCGTTTGGCGGCGTGAAGGGCCGTACCCAGCTTCCGGGTATGGTGGAAGATGCGATGGTCGGCAAGATTCAGCTCGACCCGTTCATTACCCACCGATTGCCGCTGGAGCAGATCAACGACGCGTTCGATCTGATGCACGAAGGAAAATCCATCCGTACCGTCATTCATTTCGGCGACAAGTAA
- a CDS encoding methyl-accepting chemotaxis protein, with product MDNTTSMLAQRKLGFLHHIRLVPLFSSILGGIILLFALSSGLAGYFLLQADNDQQDVTSEIQVRMGLSNSSNHLRTARINLIHAGAASRIAEMDAMKQNISEAEKRIKQSQESFTAYMNRTVRTSSDEALDADLKARYDAYISGMQPMLKFAKNGMFEAIINHENETARPLDDAYNAVLLKAIKIRTDRANALTAQAHSRTQLGLMFMVGAFALALVLTAMTFVVLRRTVINPLQRAAKRIENIAKGDLTMPDDVAGRSEIGRLTRDLQTMQHSLENTVGTVRQGAEEIYRGTSEISAGNTDLSSRTEQQAAAIEQTAASMEQLTATVKQNADNAHHASKLAEDASGKASRGGQMVSGVVKTMGNISSSSKKISEITAVINSIAFQTNILALNAAVEAARAGEQGRGFAVVASEVRTLASRSANAAKEIESLINESVSLIDQGSGEVVAAGNTMNEIVDAVKRVTDIMLEIAAASDEQSRGIVQVSQAISEMDKVTQQNASLVEEASAAAASLEEQGARLTEAVGAFRLSSVKPGRAASSAPLAKSAPLRPAATVSGDNWETF from the coding sequence ATGGACAACACTACTTCGATGCTGGCGCAGCGCAAGCTGGGCTTCTTGCATCACATCAGGCTGGTTCCGCTGTTTTCCTCCATTCTCGGTGGCATTATTCTTCTGTTTGCCTTGAGCTCGGGTCTTGCGGGGTATTTCCTGCTGCAGGCCGATAACGATCAGCAGGATGTCACATCCGAAATTCAGGTGCGTATGGGGCTGTCGAACAGCTCAAACCATCTGCGAACCGCACGTATCAATCTGATCCACGCCGGTGCGGCAAGCCGTATCGCGGAGATGGATGCGATGAAGCAGAACATCAGCGAGGCGGAAAAGCGTATTAAGCAGTCCCAGGAGAGCTTTACCGCCTATATGAACCGTACGGTGCGCACCTCTTCAGACGAAGCGCTGGACGCTGATCTGAAAGCACGCTACGACGCCTATATCTCGGGCATGCAGCCGATGTTGAAATTCGCCAAAAACGGCATGTTCGAAGCGATTATCAACCACGAAAACGAAACGGCGCGCCCGCTGGATGATGCTTACAACGCCGTGCTGCTGAAGGCGATTAAGATCCGTACCGACCGTGCCAATGCGCTGACGGCGCAGGCGCACAGCCGCACGCAGCTGGGCCTGATGTTTATGGTGGGCGCGTTTGCACTGGCGCTGGTACTGACGGCCATGACCTTTGTCGTGCTGCGCCGCACGGTAATCAATCCGCTGCAGCGGGCAGCGAAACGTATCGAGAATATCGCCAAAGGCGACCTGACGATGCCGGACGATGTGGCCGGGCGCAGCGAAATTGGCCGCCTGACGCGCGATCTGCAAACCATGCAGCACTCGCTGGAAAACACGGTGGGCACCGTACGTCAGGGGGCGGAGGAGATCTATCGCGGCACCAGCGAGATTTCTGCCGGTAACACCGATCTCTCTTCACGTACCGAGCAGCAGGCCGCAGCCATTGAGCAAACCGCCGCAAGCATGGAACAGTTGACCGCGACGGTGAAGCAGAACGCCGATAACGCCCATCATGCCAGCAAGCTGGCTGAAGATGCGTCCGGGAAAGCCAGCCGCGGCGGCCAGATGGTCTCCGGCGTGGTTAAAACCATGGGCAATATCTCCAGCAGCTCGAAGAAAATCTCGGAGATCACCGCCGTCATCAACAGCATTGCCTTCCAGACCAATATCCTGGCGCTTAACGCGGCGGTAGAAGCGGCGCGGGCGGGTGAACAGGGGCGCGGGTTTGCCGTGGTGGCAAGCGAAGTCCGAACCCTTGCAAGCCGCAGTGCGAATGCCGCAAAAGAGATCGAAAGCCTGATCAACGAATCGGTCTCGCTGATCGACCAGGGCTCCGGTGAAGTTGTCGCCGCCGGTAACACCATGAATGAAATCGTCGACGCGGTTAAACGCGTGACCGACATCATGCTGGAGATTGCCGCAGCGTCCGACGAGCAGAGCCGCGGTATCGTGCAGGTGAGCCAGGCGATTTCTGAGATGGATAAAGTGACCCAGCAGAACGCCTCGCTGGTGGAAGAAGCTTCCGCGGCGGCGGCGTCACTGGAAGAACAGGGGGCGCGTCTGACCGAGGCGGTTGGGGCGTTTCGGTTGAGCAGTGTAAAGCCGGGCCGCGCGGCGTCGTCTGCGCCGTTAGCGAAGAGCGCTCCGCTACGCCCGGCGGCGACGGTTTCCGGGGATAACTGGGAAACGTTCTGA
- a CDS encoding glucose/quinate/shikimate family membrane-bound PQQ-dependent dehydrogenase, translating to MAFGSAPRGIPRILQWLLAGLMLLIGLAVGGLGFKLVTVGGSGYFLIMGVVMVIAAILIFLNRSSGIVLYGIAFIASLFWAVGDAGWDFWPLFSRLFTFAVLAFLCAIVWPFLRAANHSAANKAPAFGVAAVLAVAMLVSLGWMFKPQTLVAANEPVPVKPVAPGEQQKNWAHWGNTTHGDRFAALDQINKQNVSDLKVAWVAHTGDIPQSNGSGAEDQNTPLQIGDTLYVCTPYSKVLALDVDSGKEKWRYDSKATAPNWQRCRGLGYFEDHSSVTTSQAETPTAACPRRLFLPTTDARLIAINADTGKVCEDFGDHGTVDLSVGMGEIKPGYYQQTSTPLVAGNVVVVGGRVADNYSTGEPPGVVRAYDVHTGKLAWAWDPGNPNLTGLPPEGQTYTRGTPNVWSAMSYDAKLNLIYLPTGNATPDFWAGERTALDDKYSSSIVAVDATTGQVRWHFQTTHHDLWDFDLPSQPLLYDLPDGKGGTTPVLVQTSKQGMIFMLNRETGKPVAKVEERPVPAGNVEGERYSPTQPYSVGMPMIGNQALTESDMWGATPVDLLLCRIQFKEMRHQGVFTPPGLDRSLQFPGSLGGMNWGSVSVDPNNSLMFVNDMRLGLANYMVPRANVAKNASGIEMGIVPMDGTPFGAMRERFLSPLGIPCQKPPFGTMSAVDLKTGKLVWQVPVGTVEDTGPLGIRMHMPIPIGMPTLGASLSTQSGLLFFAGTQDFYLRAFDTATGKEIWKDRLPVGSQSGPMTYVSPKTGKQYIIINAGGARQSPDRGDYVIAYALPDKK from the coding sequence ATGGCATTTGGCAGCGCGCCACGTGGGATACCGCGTATCCTGCAGTGGCTTCTTGCCGGACTGATGTTGCTCATCGGTCTGGCAGTCGGCGGGCTGGGCTTTAAGCTCGTCACCGTAGGCGGAAGTGGATACTTCCTGATAATGGGCGTGGTGATGGTGATTGCCGCGATCCTGATTTTCCTCAACCGTAGCAGCGGGATCGTGCTTTACGGCATCGCGTTTATTGCCTCGCTGTTCTGGGCGGTAGGCGATGCGGGCTGGGATTTCTGGCCGCTCTTCTCCCGCCTGTTTACCTTTGCCGTACTGGCCTTCCTCTGCGCCATCGTCTGGCCTTTCCTGCGCGCGGCAAACCACAGCGCCGCGAACAAGGCTCCCGCTTTTGGCGTCGCGGCCGTGCTCGCGGTAGCGATGCTGGTCAGCCTGGGCTGGATGTTTAAGCCGCAGACCCTCGTGGCAGCGAACGAGCCCGTTCCGGTGAAACCCGTCGCCCCCGGCGAGCAGCAAAAGAACTGGGCGCACTGGGGCAATACCACCCACGGCGACCGTTTCGCCGCGCTGGACCAGATTAACAAGCAAAACGTCAGCGATCTGAAGGTCGCCTGGGTTGCGCACACCGGCGATATTCCGCAGAGCAACGGCTCCGGCGCGGAAGATCAGAACACGCCATTGCAGATTGGCGACACGCTGTACGTCTGTACTCCATACAGTAAAGTGCTGGCGCTGGACGTGGATTCCGGCAAGGAAAAATGGCGCTACGATTCCAAAGCCACGGCACCTAACTGGCAGCGCTGCCGCGGTCTGGGCTATTTTGAAGACCATTCCAGCGTGACAACGTCACAGGCAGAAACACCGACTGCGGCATGCCCTCGCCGCCTGTTCCTGCCGACCACCGACGCCCGCCTGATTGCCATCAACGCGGATACCGGCAAGGTCTGCGAAGACTTCGGCGACCATGGCACGGTGGATCTGAGCGTCGGCATGGGCGAGATCAAGCCCGGGTATTATCAGCAGACCTCCACGCCGCTGGTTGCCGGGAATGTGGTTGTCGTCGGCGGTCGCGTCGCGGATAACTACTCCACCGGCGAACCGCCGGGCGTAGTGCGCGCCTACGACGTTCACACCGGTAAGCTGGCGTGGGCGTGGGATCCGGGTAATCCGAACCTGACCGGCCTGCCGCCGGAAGGCCAGACCTACACCCGCGGCACGCCGAACGTCTGGTCCGCGATGTCTTACGACGCTAAGCTGAACCTGATCTACCTGCCAACCGGCAACGCCACCCCGGACTTCTGGGCGGGTGAGCGTACCGCGCTGGACGATAAGTACAGCTCCTCCATCGTCGCCGTGGACGCGACCACCGGTCAGGTGCGCTGGCATTTCCAGACGACCCATCACGACCTGTGGGACTTTGACCTGCCTTCCCAGCCGCTGCTGTACGACCTGCCCGACGGTAAGGGCGGCACCACGCCTGTGCTGGTGCAGACCAGCAAGCAGGGCATGATCTTCATGCTTAACCGCGAAACCGGCAAGCCGGTGGCGAAGGTAGAAGAACGTCCTGTCCCGGCCGGTAATGTGGAAGGTGAACGCTACTCCCCGACCCAGCCGTATTCCGTTGGCATGCCGATGATTGGCAACCAGGCGCTGACCGAATCCGACATGTGGGGCGCGACTCCGGTCGACCTGCTGCTGTGCCGCATTCAGTTTAAAGAGATGCGTCATCAGGGCGTCTTCACCCCACCAGGTCTCGACCGTTCCCTGCAGTTCCCCGGCTCACTCGGCGGGATGAACTGGGGCAGCGTCTCCGTTGACCCGAACAACAGCCTGATGTTCGTCAACGATATGCGCCTGGGTCTGGCAAACTACATGGTGCCGCGCGCGAACGTGGCGAAAAACGCCAGCGGCATCGAGATGGGTATCGTCCCGATGGACGGCACGCCGTTCGGCGCGATGCGCGAACGCTTCCTGTCGCCGCTGGGCATTCCATGCCAGAAGCCGCCGTTCGGCACCATGTCGGCCGTTGACCTGAAAACCGGCAAGCTGGTCTGGCAGGTCCCTGTCGGCACGGTGGAAGATACCGGCCCGCTGGGCATTCGCATGCACATGCCAATCCCAATCGGTATGCCGACCCTGGGCGCATCACTCTCTACCCAGTCCGGCCTGCTGTTCTTCGCCGGCACGCAGGATTTCTACCTGCGCGCGTTTGATACTGCCACCGGGAAAGAGATCTGGAAAGACCGCCTGCCGGTCGGCAGCCAGTCCGGCCCGATGACCTACGTATCGCCGAAAACCGGTAAGCAGTACATCATCATCAACGCCGGGGGCGCTCGACAGTCGCCGGATCGGGGTGATTACGTTATCGCGTACGCGTTGCCCGATAAGAAATAA
- a CDS encoding LysR substrate-binding domain-containing protein produces MEKNGLFSQRIRLRHLHTFVAVAQQGTLGRAAETLNLSQPALSKTLNELEQLTGARLFDRGRLGAQLTIVGEQFLTHAVKVLDALNTAGQSLHRKEEQSSEVVRVGALPTAALGILPPVIGQFHKQQRHTTIQVATMNNTMLLAGLKSGELDLGIGRMSDPELMGGLNYELLFLESLKLVVRPDHPLLQDTVTLSRVMEWPVVVCPKGTVPRQTAETLLQMQGCTLPSGCIETLSASLSRQLTLDYDYVWFVPSGAVKDDLRQGTLIALPITSPGPGEPIGILTRVDTPLSTGAQTLLSAIRKSMPV; encoded by the coding sequence ATGGAAAAAAATGGTCTGTTCAGTCAGCGCATACGCTTGCGCCATTTGCATACATTTGTGGCCGTCGCTCAACAGGGAACGCTGGGGCGTGCGGCTGAAACTCTCAACCTGAGCCAGCCTGCGCTCTCAAAAACTCTCAACGAGCTGGAACAGCTGACCGGTGCCCGTCTTTTTGACCGCGGCCGGCTGGGGGCGCAGCTTACCATCGTGGGTGAACAGTTCCTCACGCACGCCGTTAAAGTGCTGGATGCGCTCAATACCGCAGGCCAGTCCCTGCACCGAAAAGAAGAGCAATCCAGTGAGGTGGTGCGCGTGGGTGCTTTGCCTACCGCGGCGCTGGGCATCCTTCCGCCCGTTATCGGCCAGTTCCACAAGCAGCAGCGGCATACCACGATTCAGGTCGCCACCATGAATAACACCATGCTGCTCGCGGGGCTGAAATCAGGCGAACTGGATCTCGGTATCGGTCGCATGTCCGACCCTGAGCTGATGGGAGGCCTCAACTATGAACTGCTGTTCCTGGAGTCCCTGAAGCTGGTGGTTCGTCCCGATCACCCCCTGCTGCAGGACACTGTCACCTTAAGCCGCGTGATGGAGTGGCCAGTAGTGGTTTGCCCGAAAGGGACCGTTCCCCGCCAGACCGCCGAAACCTTGCTGCAAATGCAGGGATGTACGCTGCCGTCAGGATGTATCGAAACGCTGTCGGCCTCGCTTTCGCGCCAGCTTACGCTGGATTATGACTACGTCTGGTTCGTTCCCTCCGGCGCGGTAAAAGATGATTTACGCCAGGGAACGCTGATCGCCCTGCCGATTACCTCCCCTGGCCCCGGTGAACCTATCGGCATTTTGACCCGCGTAGACACGCCGCTTTCAACGGGCGCGCAGACGCTGCTGAGCGCTATCCGTAAATCAATGCCGGTCTGA
- a CDS encoding SDR family oxidoreductase: protein MSDTKQRTNAYPQPPFPEQPQTPPGLASEMQPVPDHGEQSYKGHGRLAGKKALITGGDSGIGRAVAIAYAREGADVAINYLPEEEKDAAEVIDLIEAEGRKAVALPGDVRDETFCKNLVEEAVSKLGGLDILVNNAGRQQFRESLEELTTEDFDATFKTNVYAPFWITKAALRHLKASSVIINTSSVQAVKPSPVLLDYAQTKACLAVFTKSLAKQLGPKGIRVNAVAPGPYWTVLQSSGGQPMEKVKEFGGDTPLGRPGQPVEIAPLYVTLASDECSFTSGQVWCSDGGDGVI, encoded by the coding sequence ATGAGTGATACTAAACAACGTACGAACGCTTACCCGCAGCCCCCGTTCCCGGAACAGCCGCAAACGCCGCCGGGACTGGCATCTGAAATGCAGCCCGTACCCGACCACGGGGAACAAAGCTATAAAGGGCATGGCCGCCTTGCCGGCAAAAAAGCGCTGATTACCGGCGGAGACTCCGGTATTGGGCGCGCGGTCGCTATCGCCTATGCGCGTGAAGGCGCTGACGTTGCCATTAACTACCTGCCCGAAGAGGAAAAAGACGCCGCTGAGGTCATCGACCTGATCGAAGCGGAAGGCCGCAAGGCCGTCGCGCTGCCAGGGGACGTCCGGGACGAAACGTTCTGCAAAAATCTGGTTGAAGAAGCCGTCTCGAAGCTGGGCGGGCTGGACATTCTGGTCAACAACGCCGGCCGTCAGCAGTTCCGTGAATCGCTTGAGGAACTGACCACGGAAGATTTTGACGCAACGTTTAAAACCAACGTTTACGCGCCGTTCTGGATCACCAAAGCGGCGCTGCGCCACCTGAAAGCGTCGTCCGTTATCATTAATACCTCCTCCGTTCAGGCGGTGAAGCCCAGCCCCGTTTTGCTGGACTACGCCCAGACGAAAGCCTGTCTGGCGGTGTTTACCAAATCCTTAGCCAAACAGCTGGGTCCGAAAGGCATTCGCGTCAACGCAGTTGCTCCTGGCCCTTACTGGACGGTTCTGCAATCCAGCGGCGGACAGCCGATGGAAAAAGTGAAGGAGTTCGGGGGCGACACCCCGCTGGGACGTCCGGGCCAGCCCGTCGAGATTGCCCCGCTGTACGTCACGCTGGCCTCGGATGAATGTTCATTTACGTCCGGCCAGGTGTGGTGTTCCGATGGCGGTGACGGCGTGATCTAA
- a CDS encoding YdeI family stress tolerance OB fold protein: MKLSLISALLIFLVPSAWADNNGGLQKGEAPPPPHALDSGYRGTDDARIMTIKQAKELHDGATISLRGNLIDGNGDKFVFQDKTGKIDVIIPQAVFDGRTVKPDQMISINGSLDKKSSPAVVRVDRLQK; encoded by the coding sequence ATGAAATTATCACTTATTTCCGCCTTATTGATATTTCTGGTTCCGTCCGCATGGGCAGATAATAACGGGGGTTTACAAAAAGGTGAAGCGCCACCGCCTCCCCACGCGCTTGATAGCGGATATCGCGGAACAGACGACGCGCGTATTATGACCATCAAACAGGCAAAAGAATTGCACGATGGTGCGACAATTTCATTACGCGGTAATCTTATTGACGGTAACGGCGATAAGTTTGTATTTCAGGATAAAACCGGAAAAATCGACGTTATTATTCCCCAGGCAGTTTTCGACGGCAGAACGGTAAAACCCGACCAGATGATCAGTATCAACGGTTCGCTTGATAAAAAATCATCTCCTGCCGTCGTCCGTGTTGATCGTTTGCAGAAATAA